The DNA window GTTCGCCCGGCCCGGCCCGGGCAGTCGCTTCCCCGCCGAGGGCGGCCGGCGGCGCGTCCCACCGGAGGACGCCTGGCACCGTGACCGGCACCCGGCCGACCGGACGCCGGTCGACCCGTACCCGCCGCGCGGGCCGCAGCGGGATCTGCCCGACCGCCACGACCGGCGCGGGCCGGAGTGGGCGCCGGACCGCGACCCCGCGGCCCGGCACGGCGACCCGTACGACCAGCGGCGCCCCGGCGACGGACGACGCCCGCGTCCCGGAGAGACGCCCGCCCCGGTCTCCCCCGCACCGCGCCCCGGCTCGGGATGGCCGCCCGAGCCGGACGACGGCCCGCACCCGCCGTACGACCGGACGGGCGGCGAGCGGCCCGGGCCAGGCGGCTGGGGGCAGGACCACCGCCAGCCCGTCCCGCAACGGGGCGACCGTCCGGTGCCGGGCCGCGGCGGCCGGCCTGAGCAGGACTACGACGATCGGCCCGCGCCGAGCCGCGAGGGCCGGCCGCCACTCGACCGCGACGGCCGACCCGCACCGGGACGGGACGCGCGACCGGGCCCCGACCGGGACGGCCGGTCCGTGCCGGACCGAGACGGCCGGTCCGGGTCCGACCGGGACGGCCGGTCCGTGCCGGACCGAGACGGCCGGTCCGGGTCCGACCGGGACGGCCGGTCCATGCCGCCCCGCGCGGGTCAGCCGGTGGAGCGGCCGCTCCGCCGGCACGACCAGCCGGGCGTCGGCCAGCCGGGCGTCGATGCGCCGCACCGGCCGGCCGACCCGTACCGGGAAGCCCCCGGGACGTCGCCGCGCACCCGGGGATATCCCGGAACCCGGCGGCCCGGTCGGCACCGGCGCGTCGCGACGACCTGCCGTGGCCGGACGCCGGCCCCATCCAGCCGCACGGGCGGGGACCGAGCCGCCCCGGCACCGACCCGTACGAGCACCGCCCGCCCGTCGACCGGGCCGTCCCGCCGGTCCACGACGATCGGCGGCCGACCGGGTACCCGCCGGCGGAGCCGCGCCGCCCCCGTCCCGACGGTCAACCACCTGCGCAGCGGCCGATCGAGGAGCCGGTACGCGAGCACGGACCGGGCGGGCCCCCGACGCCGGTCTCCGGCCCGCCCGGGCACGGTGCTCCCGGCCAGACCACGCAGCCCGGGGGGCCCGTGCCGGCGTCCGGCGTGCCCGGTCCGGATCTTCCCCGCCGGGGCGCCGCGTCACGGGGGCTGGTACCCGCTCCCAGCGCGCCGGAACTCCGGGCGCCGGTCTCGGCCCCGCCCGTCCAGCCGGTCTCGCGGGTGTCCGCCCCGCCGGTCTCGGGCCCGCCCGCCCCGCCGGTGTCCGCCCCGCCGGCCCCGCCGGTCTCGGGCCCGCCCGCCCCGCCGGTGTCCGCCCCGCCGGCCCCGCCGGTCTCGGGCCCGCCCGCCCCGCCGGTGTCCGCCCCGCCGGCCCAGCCGTCCGGGCCACCGATGGAGCCCGTGTCCGCGCCACCGGCGGAACCGGTCTCCGCGCCACCCGTCTCCGCGCCACCGGCGGAACCGGTCTCCGCGCCACCCGTCTCCGCACCACCGGTGGAACCGGTGTCCGGGCCACCGGCCGCCCGGCTCCGGCTGGAGTTCCTGCCGGCTCCCGGCCCGGCCGAGAGCCGACCCACGCCCGAGCCGCGCGAGGAGCCGCCGGCCGGGAACGACGAGCCGGTCCGTGCGCACCCGACGCCCCCCGATCCCGCGCCGGAATCGCCCGGTCGCGCGGGCTCCGACGGCCGCGTCGCGCCGAGCGCGGACGTCCCGCCGACGCGGGACGGCACGTCGGCCGCCGGTCCGCGCGGCGACGTACCGGCGCGCCCGCCGGTGCCACCGGCAGGGCCGGCGCCCGCCGCCGAGCCGGCCGTCAGGCCAGGGCCGGCGGCCGGCAAGGACGCCGAACCCGACAGTCGCGAGGAGCCCCCGGCCGGGAGCGCCCCGGGTGCCGACCGAACTCTGGCGGCCCGCGGCGGCTCCACCACGGCTCCCGCGGGCGAGCGGGCGTCCCCGGTACAGGTCGAGGGACCGGTCGGCCCGCAGCGAGATGCCCCTGCCAGGGCGGGCGAGGCCCGCGCCGGGCGCCCGCACGATCATCTGTCGTTGCCGGAGAAGCCCGACGGCGTGTCGTCTCCCTCTGCAGCAGATGATCACATCGGCGCCCGGGGCGGCATCGATTACGGCGTTACCAACCGTCCCGGCGAAGACGACGCCGCGGACGCCGGCCCGACCGCGCCGGCCGCGAGGGAGCCGGAGCAGTTCGGCCAGCGGGACGACGACCGCCCGGAGATCCGGGACGTACGGCAGGGACGCGCCGCCTCGCCGGAGCCCGCCGCCGTACCCGCCCCGTCGGCGTCCGCTCCGGTCGACGCGAGTGCCGGCGCGGCCGGTAGCACGGACGGGGCAGCTCCGGAGGCACCCGGCACAGCGAACGCGGCCGCCGTACCCGCCGACGCGCCCCCGCCGCCCGCCCAGTTCGACGAACCGGTTCAACCGGACGAGCCGGCACCGGTCGACGAGTCGGCACCGGTGGAGGCGGCGGCCCCCAGGGCCGCTCCGGCCTCGGGCGGCGCGGACGCCTGGTTCCGGCCGAGCCGCCCCGTGCCGCCGGTCGCCGCCGCACCCGCCGGCGGGCAACCCGCGCCGGCCGAGGACGACGCGGCCGACGAGGACGACGCGGCCGACAAGGACGAGGCGGCCGACGAGGACGACGCGGCCGAGCCCGTCACGGTGCCGCCGCCGGCAGTCACCGCCCCGGCGGCCGGTGACCCGCCGCCGGCCGGTGACACGCCGTCCCGCCCGGTGAGCGCGCCCCCGGCGTACCCGGTCTCGGGGGTGCCCGCGCACCCCGTGTCCGCACCCCCCGCGCACCCCGTCTCGGGGGTGCCGGCGCACCCCGTGTCCGGCGTACCCGCGCACCCCGTCTCCGCGCCGCCCGGTCGGCCGGTGTCGCCCGCCGGGCCGGGGCGCGGCCGGGCAGGACCGGCCGGCGGACCCGGAGCAGGCGCTCGCGGCGTTGCGGTGGCGGCTACACCCGGAGACCCTGCGCGAGGAGACGGACGACCCGGAGAAGCTGCGTACGGTGCGGGACGGGCTGACCGCGAAGCTCGACGTGGCCCTGGACAACCGGTCGCGGGCGCGGCTGCTCAGCCTCCGCGCGGTCGCGTCCCGCATCCTCGGCGACCTGGACGAGGCGCTCGACGACGCGCGGCTCGCCCTGACGTACGCCGAGGCCACCGGCGAGTTGCGACGGACCGCGCTGGCCCGGGCGCGGCTGGCCCAGGTGCTGCGCTGGCGGGGCGAGTTCGCCGAGGCCGACCGGCTCTTCGCCGAGGCGAACTCCAGCGAGCTGCCCGACCGGCTGCGGGCGGCCCTGCACGAGCACGCGGGGCGGTGCTGCTACGACCAGGGCCGGCTGATGGAGGCGTGCCACCACTTCGAACGGGCGCTGGACCTGCGCCGGGCCGACGACCCCGAGCTGACCGCGCGGACCCGCGTCGCGCTGGACGCGGTCGCCGAGCGGGCCGGCCGGGACGGCTTCGGCCCGTACCCGCGCACGCGGGACGAGATCGTCCGCGCGGGCCGGCCGCCGGTGCCCACGTTCGACCAGGACCAGCAGCGGTGGGGGTACGCCGACGCCGACGGCAACCTGGTGCTCGGCACCGACTACGCCGAGGTGCAGCCGTTCCGGGAGGGTGTGGCCTGGGTGCGCCGGCCGGAGGGGACCCGCTGGGCGCTGGTGGACGAGTCCGGGCGCACGCTCATCGAGGCGAACAACGGCTACCGGGCGGCCGGCTCGTTCTCCGACGGCCTGGCCTGGGTCTCGATGGACGGCACCGGTGGCTGGATGGCGATCGACATGTCCAACATCGTGGTGATCCCGCCCGGCTTCGACGACGTCCGCCCGTTCCGGGGCGGGCTCGCGACGGTGCGCGTGGGCGGCGGCTGGGGCGCGGTCGACCGGACGGGTGCCGTGGTGGTCCCCACCCGGTACCACAGCCTCACCACGGCGCTGGCCGACGGCCGCTACATCGACGGGTTCACCGAGGAGGGACTGGCCGTGGTCGAGCTGAACGGCCGGCGCGGGGTGGTGGACCGCACCGGGCGGGTGATCGTGGCGCCCGCGCACCCGACGGTGGTCGTCCACCCGGTCGCGTTCCTGATCGGCGACGGGGCGGGCCGCTGGGGGGCGCTCGACCGGCGGGGCGAGCGGCTGATCGACCGCGTGCACCCGAGCCGGGACCGGGTGCTCGAGGAGATCGACAAGCTGCTCGCCGACGCCACCCCGCTGCTGTGAGCCGCGCCACGCGTCGGGCGGCCCGCCCGGAAGGCGGCCGCCGCCCGGCGCTGCGCCCCGGCCCACCCCGCCGGCTCGCCGCCGCGTGACCATGATCGGACGGGGCTAGGGTCGAGAGATGGAATTCCGACACCTAGGCCGCTCGGGCCTGATGGTCAGCGAGATCTCGTACGGCAACTGGATCACCCACGGCTCGCAGGTCGAGGAGGACGCCGCCCTCGCCTGCGTCCGGGCCGCCCTGGACGCCGGCATCACCACGTTCGACACCGCCGACGTGTACGCCGGCACGAAGGCGGAGGAGGTGCTCGGGCGGGCGCTCAGGGGCGAGCGCCGCGAGGGGCTGGAGATCTTCACCAAGGTCTACTGGCCGACCGGCCCGGGCCGCAACGACAGCGGCCTGTCCCGCAAGCACATCATGGAGTCGATCAACGGCTCGCTGCGCCGGCTGCAGACCGACTACGTGGACCTCTACCAGGCCCACCGGTACGACCACAGCACGCCGCTGGAGGAGACGATGGAGGCGTTCGCCGACGTCGTGCACTCCGGCAAGGCGCACTACATCGGCGTGTCGGAGTGGACGGCGGCGCAGATCCGCGAGGCCCACCGGCTCGCCCGGGAGCTGCGCATCCCGCTGGTGTCCAGCCAGCCGCAGTACTCGATGCTGTGGCGGGTCATCGAGGCCGAGGTGATCCCCACCAGCGAGGAGCTGGGCATCGGGCAGATCGTCTGGTCGCCGATGGCGCAGGGCGTGCTCTCCGGCAAGTACCTGCCGGGCCAGCCGCCGCCCGCCGGCTCCCGCGCCACGGACGAGAAGTCGGGTGCGAACTTCATCGCCCGGTTCCTCACCGACGAGGTGCTGACCCGGGTGCAGCAGCTCAGGCCGCTGGCCGAGCAGGCCGGGCTGACCATGCCGCAGCTCGCCGTCGCCTGGGTGCTGCAGAACCCGAACGTCGCCTCGGCGATCATCGGCGCGTCCCGGCCCGACCAGGTGCACGACAACGTCAAGGCCGCCGGCGTGAAGCTCGACGCCGACCTGCTGAAGGCGATCGACGCCATCGTGGACCCGGTCACCGAGCGCGACCCGGCGAAGACGGTGTCCCCCGCCCGGCGCCCGTGATCCCGCCCGGGTCCGGCCGGCGCGGGCGCGCCGGCCGGACCCCGGGCATCATGATCGCGCGCCGTCAGCCCCGCCAGAAGCGGATCAGGTCGAGGCCGGCGACGTAGAGCTGCGGGGGCAAACCCAGCACATCCGCCACGGCGAAGATCCCGTCGAAGAACCAGCCGCCGATGCGCGGGTTCCACAGCAGCGCGAAGAGCAGGATGAACCCGTACGGGGCGAACAGGTCGTACATCCGCCGCCACTGCGGGTTCAGCCACGGCTGGATCATGTTGCCGCCGTCCAGCCCGGGCACCGGCAGCAGGTTGAGCACGCTCGCGGTGAGCTGGAGGAACGCCAGCAACGCCACGCCGGCCCAGAACTCGACCGACCCGTTGCCGCCGAACCCGAGCCGCAGGACGGCCACCAGCAGCACGGTGAACAGCACGTTGGTGGCCGGGCCGGCGAGGCTGACCAGGGTGTGCCGCCCCCGGCCCGGGATGGCGTGCCGGTCCACCCACACCGCCCCGCCGGGCAGGCCGATCCCGCCGAGCAGCACCACCACCACGGGCAGCACGATCGACAGCAGCGGGTGGGTGTACGTGAAGGGGTTGAGCCGCAGGTAGCCCCGATGCGCGACGCCGCGGTCGCCGGCCCGGTACGCGACCAGCGCGTGAGCGTACTCGTGCAGGCAGAGCGAGACCAGCCAGCCCGAGACGACGAAGAGGAACACGTCGAACCGGACGTTGCCGATCCGGTTCCAGGCCAGCACGGCGCTGGTCGCCATCA is part of the Micromonospora olivasterospora genome and encodes:
- a CDS encoding WG repeat-containing protein, translated to MRWRLHPETLREETDDPEKLRTVRDGLTAKLDVALDNRSRARLLSLRAVASRILGDLDEALDDARLALTYAEATGELRRTALARARLAQVLRWRGEFAEADRLFAEANSSELPDRLRAALHEHAGRCCYDQGRLMEACHHFERALDLRRADDPELTARTRVALDAVAERAGRDGFGPYPRTRDEIVRAGRPPVPTFDQDQQRWGYADADGNLVLGTDYAEVQPFREGVAWVRRPEGTRWALVDESGRTLIEANNGYRAAGSFSDGLAWVSMDGTGGWMAIDMSNIVVIPPGFDDVRPFRGGLATVRVGGGWGAVDRTGAVVVPTRYHSLTTALADGRYIDGFTEEGLAVVELNGRRGVVDRTGRVIVAPAHPTVVVHPVAFLIGDGAGRWGALDRRGERLIDRVHPSRDRVLEEIDKLLADATPLL
- a CDS encoding aldo/keto reductase family protein, which encodes MEFRHLGRSGLMVSEISYGNWITHGSQVEEDAALACVRAALDAGITTFDTADVYAGTKAEEVLGRALRGERREGLEIFTKVYWPTGPGRNDSGLSRKHIMESINGSLRRLQTDYVDLYQAHRYDHSTPLEETMEAFADVVHSGKAHYIGVSEWTAAQIREAHRLARELRIPLVSSQPQYSMLWRVIEAEVIPTSEELGIGQIVWSPMAQGVLSGKYLPGQPPPAGSRATDEKSGANFIARFLTDEVLTRVQQLRPLAEQAGLTMPQLAVAWVLQNPNVASAIIGASRPDQVHDNVKAAGVKLDADLLKAIDAIVDPVTERDPAKTVSPARRP
- a CDS encoding site-2 protease family protein, whose protein sequence is MTGDRPGAGEPLVLGVPRDAFRPSPIFVGLVALMATSAVLAWNRIGNVRFDVFLFVVSGWLVSLCLHEYAHALVAYRAGDRGVAHRGYLRLNPFTYTHPLLSIVLPVVVVLLGGIGLPGGAVWVDRHAIPGRGRHTLVSLAGPATNVLFTVLLVAVLRLGFGGNGSVEFWAGVALLAFLQLTASVLNLLPVPGLDGGNMIQPWLNPQWRRMYDLFAPYGFILLFALLWNPRIGGWFFDGIFAVADVLGLPPQLYVAGLDLIRFWRG